The following proteins are co-located in the Wenzhouxiangella marina genome:
- a CDS encoding Ig-like domain repeat protein, with protein sequence MCIWLRRIALSMAVGGGLCLPFGPALGGTTPESLWWGEARLTIQGEAPDDLFGQGGAIDGDWAAIGAPGRNTGLGNNTGAVNFFQRVGNAWVDRGLVVPNGLSAGDSLGRDVALDYPIAVASATSTAVGGDVVGGIYVFEHFDGNWETFQILPPVLAEAVSFGSSVAVHGDRIAVADFATDSFTGRVHVYRRQGLSSWTHEQTLIPGDATADDVIGQDWSLALGPDRLVMGGAGHEAAGNFAGAAWAFEYNGSSWVETQKLLPSSFNGGGLNLGRFGRSLDMDGDDLVIGSTQSTAGTTAGSGLIYVYRHDGSSWQLQARLINSTANTVIGQQVRISGDRIISDPGNNGGDPTQVFDRSSGPWAFVALLDDSTPSFDVFELDPPLQNRGQIDISGDHILIGSYNDDQNRGSSHVFDWRVNARSEIVSISPSPADVGQSVTITAQVSSASQTVQNGFVTIRDADSGGFLCVGLPVNGSGQASCTRSFPVARTWNLDALYQPQNTFSNDLSAAVALEVLPAPTITQIISTSPNPSLVGQPVQVGFTVAEPLRAASGGLAGDPPPVPTGEVVVSDGVDQCQFTLSTPDQGSGSCALVLRTAGQRSLTASYAGDALYAASVSSSVIQTVEAPLLISAQPATILTAQSSTLSVSGGSGSYELALSEGASFCQLTGNQVTGLAAGECQVTATSLPVEERGEAQSASVVIRVVDASGVDLEILIAPAQIEERGAGSVPAGGCNPVRFEILVNHRGTDVAAQVRLQAPVPRGLLAPVSWTCMAPAGSCTPASGSDGVDVEFALAVGETSVVDLQGCADPNAAWIELEAAASLPDGTPLLFPESAAGRLYAPINGDGLFRDRFD encoded by the coding sequence ATGTGTATCTGGCTTCGTCGTATCGCCCTGAGCATGGCGGTGGGGGGCGGGCTCTGCCTGCCGTTCGGTCCGGCGCTGGGCGGCACCACGCCCGAGAGCCTCTGGTGGGGTGAGGCGCGTCTGACCATTCAGGGTGAAGCGCCCGACGACCTGTTCGGCCAGGGCGGCGCCATCGACGGTGACTGGGCGGCGATCGGTGCACCGGGCCGAAATACGGGCCTGGGCAACAATACCGGGGCGGTCAATTTCTTCCAGCGGGTCGGCAATGCCTGGGTCGATCGAGGCCTGGTGGTTCCCAACGGTCTGAGCGCCGGCGACAGCCTGGGACGCGATGTCGCCCTGGACTACCCGATCGCCGTGGCCAGCGCGACGAGCACGGCGGTGGGCGGCGATGTCGTCGGCGGGATCTACGTCTTCGAGCACTTCGATGGCAACTGGGAGACCTTCCAGATCCTGCCGCCGGTGTTGGCCGAAGCGGTGTCCTTCGGCTCGTCGGTGGCCGTTCACGGCGATCGGATTGCCGTGGCCGATTTCGCCACGGACAGTTTCACCGGGCGAGTTCACGTCTACCGTCGCCAGGGGCTTTCCAGCTGGACCCATGAACAGACCCTGATTCCCGGCGACGCCACGGCCGATGACGTGATCGGTCAGGACTGGTCCCTGGCCCTGGGTCCCGATCGCCTGGTCATGGGCGGGGCCGGGCACGAAGCCGCCGGCAACTTCGCGGGGGCGGCCTGGGCCTTCGAGTACAACGGGTCGAGCTGGGTCGAGACCCAGAAGCTGCTGCCCAGCAGCTTCAATGGTGGCGGCCTGAACCTCGGTCGTTTCGGACGCTCCCTGGACATGGACGGCGACGATCTGGTGATTGGCAGCACCCAGTCGACGGCCGGCACGACGGCAGGCAGCGGTCTGATCTATGTCTACCGGCACGATGGATCGAGTTGGCAGCTGCAGGCGCGCCTGATCAATTCGACGGCGAACACGGTGATCGGCCAGCAGGTCCGCATCAGTGGCGATCGGATCATCAGCGATCCGGGCAACAATGGCGGTGATCCGACCCAGGTGTTCGACCGTAGCAGCGGCCCCTGGGCCTTCGTGGCCCTGCTCGATGATTCGACACCCAGCTTCGATGTCTTCGAGCTCGATCCTCCACTGCAGAACCGGGGGCAGATCGACATCAGCGGCGATCACATTCTGATCGGCTCCTACAACGACGACCAGAACCGCGGTTCCAGCCATGTCTTCGACTGGCGAGTGAATGCCCGGAGCGAGATCGTGTCGATCAGCCCGTCGCCGGCCGATGTGGGTCAGTCGGTCACGATCACGGCCCAGGTCAGCAGCGCCAGCCAGACGGTGCAGAACGGCTTCGTCACGATTCGTGATGCCGACTCCGGCGGCTTCCTCTGCGTCGGTCTGCCCGTCAATGGATCGGGTCAGGCCAGCTGTACGCGCTCCTTTCCTGTCGCGAGAACCTGGAACCTGGACGCGCTCTATCAGCCTCAGAACACCTTCAGCAACGACCTGTCCGCGGCCGTGGCCCTCGAGGTGCTGCCGGCACCGACGATCACCCAGATCATTTCGACCTCTCCGAACCCGTCCCTGGTCGGCCAGCCGGTGCAGGTCGGCTTCACGGTCGCCGAGCCGCTGCGCGCGGCGTCCGGCGGGCTGGCCGGTGACCCGCCGCCGGTGCCCACGGGTGAGGTGGTCGTCAGCGACGGCGTCGATCAGTGCCAGTTCACCCTGAGTACGCCGGATCAGGGCAGTGGGTCCTGCGCCCTGGTGCTCCGGACCGCCGGCCAGCGGAGCCTGACGGCGAGCTATGCGGGGGATGCCCTGTACGCGGCCAGCGTCTCGTCGAGCGTGATCCAGACCGTCGAGGCGCCGCTGCTGATCAGCGCCCAGCCGGCGACGATCCTGACGGCCCAGTCGAGCACCCTCAGCGTCAGCGGCGGCAGCGGCAGTTACGAGCTGGCCTTGAGCGAAGGCGCCTCGTTCTGCCAGCTGACCGGCAACCAGGTGACGGGGCTGGCCGCGGGCGAATGTCAGGTGACCGCGACCAGCCTGCCGGTGGAAGAACGTGGCGAGGCTCAGTCGGCCAGCGTCGTGATCCGGGTGGTCGATGCCAGCGGGGTGGATCTCGAGATCCTCATCGCTCCGGCCCAGATCGAGGAGCGAGGTGCCGGCTCGGTGCCGGCCGGCGGCTGCAACCCGGTCCGGTTCGAAATCCTGGTGAACCATCGTGGGACCGATGTGGCTGCCCAGGTGCGCCTGCAGGCGCCGGTGCCGAGGGGGCTGCTCGCGCCGGTGAGCTGGACCTGTATGGCACCGGCCGGCAGCTGCACGCCCGCGAGTGGTAGCGATGGGGTGGATGTCGAGTTCGCCCTGGCCGTCGGCGAGACCTCGGTAGTGGATCTACAGGGCTGCGCCGATCCGAATGCCGCCTGGATCGAACTGGAGGCCGCCGCCAGCCTGCCCGATGGTACGCCCCTGCTGTTCCCCGAATCGGCGGCGGGTCGGCTGTACGCACCGATCAATGGCGACGGCCTGTTCCGCGACCGCTTCGACTAG
- a CDS encoding DUF805 domain-containing protein, whose product MKLDAKRIRQLRSDRQWTQEQLAEVCGLNLRTIQRVERQGQGSGETLRALASVFEVPAESLIATTDSDASMPLRILARGFERYHDFEGRDPRSDYWWFFGLLILGLAICQLIHPVVLALASLITLLPLLAAGSRRLRDAGHSPWWQLFFLVPFGFVPVLILMALPSAAAPETEQTSEQAG is encoded by the coding sequence ATGAAACTCGACGCGAAGCGGATTCGACAATTGCGCAGCGATCGTCAATGGACCCAGGAACAGCTGGCCGAGGTCTGCGGCCTGAACCTGCGAACGATCCAGCGCGTCGAGCGACAGGGCCAGGGCTCCGGAGAAACCCTGCGCGCCCTGGCTTCGGTGTTCGAAGTCCCCGCCGAATCACTGATCGCCACCACGGATTCCGACGCCTCGATGCCCCTGCGGATACTTGCGCGCGGGTTCGAGCGCTACCACGACTTCGAGGGTCGGGATCCACGGTCGGACTACTGGTGGTTCTTCGGGCTGCTGATCCTCGGGCTGGCAATCTGCCAGCTGATCCACCCGGTGGTGCTCGCCCTGGCCTCGCTCATCACCCTGCTCCCGCTGCTGGCCGCGGGTAGTCGGCGCCTGCGCGATGCGGGACACAGCCCATGGTGGCAGCTGTTCTTCCTGGTGCCCTTCGGCTTCGTGCCCGTGCTGATCCTGATGGCCCTGCCCTCGGCCGCGGCTCCGGAAACCGAGCAGACCTCGGAGCAGGCCGGCTGA
- a CDS encoding DUF6279 family lipoprotein: protein MRWPTRIVLILVLALATSACGVRLAYNNLDWLIMRWVNKQITLSAEQTLAVRDALDAKLDWHCASELPDYVAFLERFDADLASERLDAEALERHGRTVSEFGQRLVAHSMPTIVDLFASLDDEQVGELLAGIDQRNRELIEDEIVVEAAVRRQNQIDSLVRGIERFAGSVNEAQRERLTAWAESLRFSAPHALAHRLQWRAELAEILELRGQRPRFDERLSSLLEPGAGWSAEYTELMNHNRARTLEALADVHALSSPRQKREFRERITDLADDFERLSCG, encoded by the coding sequence ATGCGTTGGCCAACCCGTATTGTCCTGATCCTCGTCCTGGCACTGGCCACCAGCGCCTGCGGTGTACGCCTGGCCTACAACAACCTCGACTGGCTGATCATGCGCTGGGTGAACAAGCAGATCACCCTGAGCGCCGAACAGACCCTGGCCGTGCGTGATGCCCTGGACGCCAAGCTGGACTGGCACTGTGCCAGCGAGCTGCCCGACTACGTGGCGTTTCTGGAGCGCTTCGATGCCGACCTGGCCTCCGAGCGCCTCGATGCCGAGGCCCTCGAGCGTCACGGCCGCACGGTCAGCGAGTTCGGCCAGCGACTCGTGGCCCATTCGATGCCCACCATCGTCGATCTGTTCGCCAGCCTGGACGACGAACAGGTCGGGGAGCTGCTGGCCGGCATCGACCAGCGCAATCGGGAGCTGATCGAAGACGAGATCGTCGTCGAGGCCGCCGTTCGCCGGCAGAACCAGATCGACAGCCTGGTGCGCGGCATCGAGCGCTTTGCCGGCAGCGTCAACGAGGCGCAACGCGAGCGCCTGACCGCCTGGGCCGAGTCCCTGCGCTTCAGCGCCCCGCACGCCCTGGCCCATCGACTGCAATGGCGGGCCGAGCTGGCCGAAATCCTGGAGCTTCGCGGGCAGCGCCCGCGCTTCGATGAGCGGCTCAGCTCCCTGCTGGAACCCGGCGCCGGGTGGTCGGCGGAGTACACGGAGCTCATGAACCACAATCGCGCCCGGACCCTGGAAGCCCTGGCCGATGTCCACGCCCTGTCCAGTCCTCGACAGAAGCGCGAGTTCCGCGAACGCATCACCGATCTGGCCGACGACTTCGAGCGCCTGAGCTGCGGCTGA
- a CDS encoding prenyltransferase, producing the protein MGGRFATLVRSSRPPFLILALLVVALAIASALWQGAEAEAGLWLTMLLVAVAGHVSANAFNEYFDYRSGLDEQTTPTPFSGGSGALPERPEFASAVLALAWLSLLLTAALGFWLAISRAPTLLLLGALGLVLVYGYTRWFHRSALLCYLAPGLGFGGVIYLGSAFLLNGSLTRLDLLLSLVIGLLASNLLLLNQFPDMEPDRRIGRRHFPIVLGRPKSARLHAAGQVLALLLLIAALVTRWLPAPAALGLLPFALLPALIRRSHRHADDVPGLLPALAWNVMLTLAVPALLAIGLLLGRS; encoded by the coding sequence ATGGGCGGACGCTTCGCTACTCTGGTCCGATCCAGCCGGCCGCCCTTCCTGATCCTGGCGCTGCTGGTGGTCGCCCTGGCGATCGCCTCGGCGCTCTGGCAGGGCGCCGAAGCCGAAGCCGGCCTGTGGCTGACGATGCTGCTGGTGGCCGTGGCCGGCCACGTCAGTGCCAATGCCTTCAACGAGTACTTCGACTATCGATCCGGACTGGACGAACAAACCACGCCGACGCCCTTCAGCGGTGGCAGCGGGGCGCTGCCGGAGCGACCGGAATTCGCCTCCGCGGTCCTGGCCCTGGCCTGGCTCAGCCTGCTCCTGACCGCAGCGCTCGGCTTCTGGCTGGCGATCAGCCGGGCACCGACACTGCTCCTGCTGGGCGCCCTCGGACTGGTGCTGGTCTACGGCTACACCCGCTGGTTTCATCGTTCGGCCTTGCTCTGTTACCTGGCGCCCGGCCTCGGCTTCGGTGGCGTGATCTATCTCGGCAGCGCCTTCCTGCTCAACGGCAGTCTGACCCGCCTCGATCTTCTCCTGAGCCTGGTCATCGGCCTGCTGGCGAGCAATCTGCTGCTGCTCAATCAGTTCCCCGATATGGAACCCGATCGGCGGATCGGTCGGCGGCATTTTCCGATCGTGCTGGGCCGGCCGAAGAGCGCGAGACTCCATGCGGCCGGACAGGTTCTGGCCCTGCTGTTGCTGATCGCCGCCCTCGTGACCCGCTGGCTCCCGGCACCGGCGGCGCTCGGCCTGCTGCCCTTCGCGCTGCTGCCGGCCCTGATCCGTCGCAGCCACCGCCATGCCGACGACGTACCGGGCCTGCTGCCGGCACTGGCCTGGAACGTGATGCTGACGCTGGCCGTGCCCGCGCTGCTGGCCATCGGCCTGCTGCTTGGCAGAAGCTGA
- a CDS encoding DNA-3-methyladenine glycosylase I — protein sequence MDTGRCPWCGDDPLYQHYHDTEWGVPVQDDRTWFEFLLLEGAQAGLSWITVLRKREAYRQAFADFDPEAVARFDAQDEARLLTDPGIVRNRLKISSAVSNARAFLELQEEHGSFNDWIWGWVDGRPIINRFATMGEVPASTPLSEAMSKQLKKLGFRFVGPTIVYAFMQATGLVNDHLVSCPRWAELQEETSQ from the coding sequence ATGGACACAGGCCGCTGCCCCTGGTGTGGCGATGATCCGCTCTACCAGCACTACCACGACACCGAATGGGGCGTGCCGGTGCAGGACGATCGGACCTGGTTCGAATTCCTGCTGCTCGAAGGGGCCCAGGCGGGGCTGAGCTGGATCACCGTGCTGCGCAAGCGCGAGGCCTATCGCCAGGCTTTCGCCGATTTCGATCCCGAGGCCGTGGCGCGCTTCGACGCGCAGGACGAGGCCCGTCTGCTGACCGACCCCGGCATCGTGCGCAACCGCCTGAAGATCAGCTCGGCGGTCAGCAACGCCCGCGCCTTTCTCGAACTGCAGGAAGAACACGGCAGCTTCAATGACTGGATCTGGGGCTGGGTGGATGGCCGGCCAATCATCAATCGCTTTGCGACGATGGGCGAGGTTCCAGCCTCGACCCCCCTGTCGGAGGCGATGTCGAAGCAGCTGAAGAAACTCGGCTTCCGCTTCGTCGGTCCGACCATCGTGTACGCTTTCATGCAGGCCACCGGTCTGGTCAACGACCACCTGGTCAGCTGCCCGCGCTGGGCCGAGCTACAAGAGGAAACGAGTCAATGA
- a CDS encoding PaaI family thioesterase — protein MQEPRCLQETYAPHNACFGCGPSNEKGLRIRSFVQGDKVVADWTPEPHHEAFPGVLNGGIIGSLLDCHCNWTAAWHLMDSQGLERPPCTVTMEYTIKLRRPTPTDGPLHLEAWVVESDGKVVTVEGQLFAGDKLCDHCVGKFVAVEPGHPAYHRW, from the coding sequence ATGCAAGAACCTCGCTGCCTGCAGGAAACCTACGCCCCGCACAACGCCTGCTTCGGCTGCGGGCCATCGAACGAAAAGGGGCTGCGCATCCGCTCCTTCGTCCAGGGTGACAAGGTGGTGGCCGACTGGACGCCCGAGCCCCATCACGAGGCCTTCCCCGGGGTGCTCAACGGCGGCATCATCGGCTCCCTGCTGGACTGCCACTGCAACTGGACCGCGGCCTGGCACCTGATGGACTCGCAGGGCCTGGAACGTCCGCCCTGCACGGTGACGATGGAGTACACCATCAAGCTGCGCCGCCCCACCCCCACCGACGGCCCACTGCATCTGGAAGCCTGGGTGGTGGAATCGGACGGCAAGGTGGTGACCGTCGAAGGCCAGCTGTTCGCCGGCGACAAGCTCTGTGACCACTGTGTCGGCAAGTTCGTGGCCGTCGAGCCCGGCCACCCTGCCTACCACCGCTGGTAG
- a CDS encoding response regulator: protein MSYNSDRSRMARLSFLLLLLVSASSLAQLSPGHGQSEVRNHSPRDYGSQPQNWAVVSDPRGVMYFGNTSGPLEFDGERWRQLFTEQRTGVRSMALGEDGRVYIGGQGEIGYLAPDSTGQMAFVSLNPLIPEAERDFADVWWTHALDGGVYFQSLARVFFFDGEKLRSWQISTQMIRSFVYRGQLLVNDGTLGLHRLADGRFEPWTEAGALNGLRLTTILHAPLPERPGRALVGTQDGGLFEFENGELTPLELPEGHPLRGTRIYNARAIGEGVFGVATLSHGLLLIDGQARILQHVDQNRGLAGNQVLSFGLGPSGGLWMGLGNGIARVRTLPQLTRFGSELGMDGMVLSLARHQGQLFVGSTAGLHRFDPANGRFEALSDAAGQVWSLLSLDEGLLVGMSTRLMLLDENTELRLLHETAAPYMAFYRTDEQPDRVWMGHNLGISTLVRREGQWQYESPRIRTRSFIRSFAADEGGALLAGGDQDGLLRFDPRLADAHGEYPDSDVLHFGPEQGLASNHRVVAMDSPDGPLIWNDSLFYRLDADSARLDPDPRFHDFLNDPEHLSANAAAGIDREGRLLIGEQRQSLPDRVVLLGLDASGQFQVEGPQALSLLPSRNLFASLFEADGRGWLGGDEGLFLLDPSGPTQPDTRFRVLIRSFGSNDAPILHGDGLATAAPVEPDRFDYSTEAWRLRYVAPWFEAPEQLFYQTRLVGQDEDWSAWSQETYRDYTNLREGAYRFEVRARNVFGELSPVAGYEFDILPPWYRSVWAWIAYALAGALALLLLIHWRTRADRAERQRLEALVEERTHQLRKAAEDAESATRAKSAFLASMSHEIRTPINAIIGFSYLGESSEDLKEGRDYMRKVGRAGRTLLGLVNDVLDFSRIEAGELMIESVDFHLLHLIEELEDLFSVQAREKGLSLTLELDEDLPRIVRGDPLRVKQVLINLLANAIKFTPRGAVRLRVHRLNGDRLAFEVNDTGIGIDAARLGDLFKPFTQAEAGTARRYGGTGLGLSIARELSERLGGSLEATSVPDQGSSFVFTVPLPEGQEVKGRIAGLQTDLSGVRVLVVEDNPVNQEVVRRLLTRQNVQVECAEDGPRALTLIERQRFDAILMDLHMPGMDGLELTARIRAGKHSPGIPIIALTAQALAGLRDQCLAGGMDDFLNKPFDPRQLIETLARHLDRAMVEAPAGIDSEGGSEADEAIDLESLIERLRRHLEFGEPDSEALWRRLRRHPNCDWAQSDLDDIERRIERFEFQAAAERLDALTGQGKAG from the coding sequence GTGTCGTACAACTCTGACCGCTCCCGGATGGCCCGACTGAGCTTCCTTCTCCTGCTGCTGGTCAGTGCGTCGAGCCTGGCCCAGCTCAGCCCCGGTCACGGGCAGAGCGAGGTTCGCAACCATTCACCCCGCGACTATGGTTCGCAGCCCCAGAACTGGGCGGTCGTGAGTGATCCGCGCGGCGTGATGTACTTCGGCAACACCTCCGGTCCGCTGGAGTTCGATGGGGAGCGATGGCGCCAGCTCTTCACCGAGCAGCGCACCGGCGTACGCTCCATGGCCCTGGGCGAGGACGGCCGCGTCTACATCGGCGGTCAGGGCGAGATCGGCTACCTGGCGCCGGACTCTACGGGCCAGATGGCCTTCGTGTCCCTCAATCCTCTGATCCCTGAGGCGGAGCGTGACTTCGCCGACGTCTGGTGGACCCACGCCCTCGATGGCGGCGTCTACTTCCAGAGCCTGGCGCGCGTGTTCTTCTTCGACGGTGAAAAGCTTCGCTCCTGGCAGATCTCGACCCAGATGATCCGCAGCTTCGTGTATCGCGGCCAGCTGCTGGTCAATGATGGAACCCTGGGCCTGCACCGCCTGGCCGACGGTCGCTTCGAGCCCTGGACCGAGGCCGGCGCGCTGAACGGCTTGCGGCTGACCACGATTCTGCACGCGCCGCTGCCGGAGCGACCCGGGCGCGCCCTCGTCGGCACCCAGGACGGCGGCCTGTTCGAGTTCGAGAACGGTGAACTCACACCGCTGGAGCTGCCCGAGGGCCACCCGCTCCGGGGCACCCGCATCTACAACGCCCGCGCCATCGGCGAGGGCGTGTTCGGCGTGGCCACCCTGTCGCACGGCCTGCTGCTGATCGATGGCCAGGCACGGATCCTGCAGCACGTCGACCAGAACCGGGGCCTGGCCGGCAACCAGGTGCTCAGCTTCGGACTCGGCCCCTCGGGCGGGCTGTGGATGGGCCTGGGCAACGGCATCGCCCGAGTTCGCACGCTGCCGCAGCTGACGCGCTTCGGTAGCGAGCTCGGCATGGACGGGATGGTCCTGTCCCTGGCCCGTCATCAAGGCCAGCTGTTTGTCGGCAGCACCGCCGGCCTGCATCGCTTCGACCCGGCCAACGGCCGCTTCGAGGCCCTGTCCGACGCGGCGGGTCAGGTCTGGTCCCTGCTGTCCCTCGACGAAGGATTGCTGGTCGGGATGAGCACGCGGCTGATGCTGCTCGACGAGAACACCGAACTCCGCCTGCTCCATGAGACCGCGGCGCCCTACATGGCCTTCTATCGCACGGACGAGCAGCCCGATCGTGTCTGGATGGGTCACAACCTCGGGATCTCCACCCTGGTCCGCCGGGAGGGGCAGTGGCAGTACGAGTCCCCGCGCATCCGCACCCGGAGCTTCATCCGCTCCTTCGCGGCGGATGAAGGCGGCGCCCTGCTCGCCGGCGGCGACCAGGACGGCCTGTTGCGCTTCGACCCGAGGCTCGCCGATGCTCACGGCGAATACCCGGACAGCGATGTGCTGCACTTCGGACCCGAACAGGGGCTGGCCTCGAACCATCGGGTCGTGGCGATGGACTCGCCCGACGGTCCGCTGATCTGGAACGACTCCCTGTTCTACCGTCTCGACGCCGACTCCGCTCGTCTGGACCCCGATCCACGTTTCCATGATTTCCTGAACGACCCGGAGCATCTGTCGGCCAACGCGGCCGCCGGCATCGATCGGGAAGGACGACTGCTGATCGGCGAACAACGGCAGAGCCTGCCCGACCGCGTGGTCCTGCTCGGCCTGGACGCCTCGGGACAGTTCCAGGTCGAAGGTCCGCAGGCGCTGAGTCTGTTGCCCTCACGCAATCTATTTGCCTCGCTTTTCGAAGCCGACGGCCGGGGCTGGCTCGGCGGTGATGAAGGCCTGTTCCTCCTCGATCCCTCCGGCCCGACCCAACCGGACACCCGCTTCCGGGTGCTGATCCGATCCTTCGGTTCCAACGACGCTCCGATCCTGCACGGCGACGGGCTGGCCACGGCGGCTCCGGTCGAGCCCGACCGCTTCGACTATTCGACCGAGGCCTGGCGCCTGCGCTACGTTGCCCCCTGGTTCGAGGCGCCGGAGCAGCTCTTCTACCAGACTCGCCTGGTCGGCCAGGACGAGGACTGGTCGGCCTGGTCGCAGGAGACCTATCGCGACTACACGAACCTGCGCGAGGGCGCCTACCGCTTCGAGGTTCGAGCACGCAACGTCTTCGGCGAACTGAGCCCGGTCGCCGGCTACGAGTTCGACATTCTTCCGCCCTGGTACCGCAGCGTCTGGGCCTGGATCGCCTATGCCCTCGCTGGAGCACTGGCCCTGCTGCTGCTGATCCACTGGCGAACCCGTGCCGATCGCGCGGAGCGTCAACGCCTGGAAGCCCTGGTCGAAGAGCGCACCCACCAGCTGCGCAAGGCCGCCGAGGACGCCGAATCCGCCACCCGGGCGAAGAGCGCCTTCCTGGCCAGCATGAGCCACGAAATCCGGACCCCGATCAACGCCATCATCGGCTTCTCCTACCTGGGTGAATCGAGCGAGGATCTGAAGGAGGGACGTGACTACATGCGCAAGGTCGGACGCGCCGGCCGCACCCTGCTGGGTCTGGTCAACGACGTGCTCGATTTCTCGCGCATCGAGGCCGGCGAGCTGATGATCGAGTCCGTCGACTTCCATCTCCTGCACCTGATCGAGGAGCTCGAGGATCTGTTTTCCGTGCAGGCCCGCGAGAAGGGCCTGTCCCTGACCCTGGAACTGGACGAGGACCTGCCGCGGATCGTTCGTGGCGACCCGCTCCGGGTCAAGCAGGTGCTGATCAACCTGCTCGCCAACGCCATCAAGTTCACGCCCAGGGGTGCCGTGCGCCTGCGTGTTCATCGCCTGAACGGCGACCGCCTGGCCTTCGAGGTCAACGACACGGGCATCGGTATCGATGCCGCCCGCCTGGGGGACCTGTTCAAACCCTTCACCCAGGCCGAGGCGGGCACCGCCCGTCGCTACGGCGGCACCGGTCTGGGACTGAGCATCGCCCGAGAACTGAGCGAGCGGCTCGGCGGCTCGCTGGAGGCCACTAGCGTGCCCGACCAGGGCAGCAGCTTCGTCTTCACCGTGCCCCTGCCCGAGGGGCAGGAAGTCAAGGGCAGGATCGCCGGACTGCAGACCGATCTGAGCGGCGTTCGTGTGCTGGTGGTCGAGGACAATCCGGTCAACCAGGAAGTCGTGCGCCGTCTGCTCACCCGTCAGAACGTCCAGGTCGAATGCGCCGAGGACGGGCCTCGGGCGCTGACGCTGATCGAAAGGCAGCGCTTCGATGCGATCCTGATGGACCTGCACATGCCCGGCATGGACGGCCTGGAGCTGACCGCGCGCATCCGCGCCGGCAAGCATTCACCGGGCATCCCGATCATCGCCCTCACCGCCCAGGCCCTGGCGGGCCTGCGCGACCAGTGCCTGGCCGGCGGCATGGATGATTTTCTGAACAAGCCCTTCGATCCCCGCCAGCTCATCGAGACCCTGGCCAGACACCTCGATCGCGCGATGGTCGAGGCACCGGCAGGCATCGATTCGGAGGGCGGATCGGAGGCGGACGAGGCGATCGACCTGGAGTCGCTGATCGAACGGCTGCGCCGCCATCTCGAATTCGGCGAACCGGACAGCGAAGCGCTCTGGCGGCGCCTGCGGCGGCACCCGAACTGCGACTGGGCCCAGAGCGATCTCGACGACATCGAACGCCGGATCGAGCGCTTCGAATTCCAGGCGGCCGCGGAACGGCTCGACGCCCTGACCGGCCAGGGCAAGGCCGGCTAG
- a CDS encoding diguanylate cyclase — MSMTIDGSILGGRILVVDDMPTNLRLLASILSDRYQVSAASNGRDALRLAERVQPDLIILDVEMPGMNGHEVCRTLKEKPEFRHVPIIFLTGRSDEADEILGLQLGAVDYITKPFNQAVVRARIHTHLELKRYSDLLQRHAFIDGLTGLPNRRRLDQYLNELSTGERSGADSLSVLMIDVDFFKAYNDRYGHLAGDHCLREVAATLAAARRRGDDLLARYGGEEFALLMPGADRTVALDQAQRLRDAMLRAELPHRDQPDTGQVTISVGTSSGALSAEPAQALIERADRALYQAKKEGRNRVVQL, encoded by the coding sequence ATGTCCATGACCATCGACGGATCGATCCTCGGCGGGCGAATTCTGGTCGTTGACGACATGCCCACCAATCTACGGCTGCTCGCCAGCATCCTGTCCGACCGCTACCAGGTCAGCGCCGCCAGCAACGGCCGCGATGCCCTACGCCTGGCCGAGCGGGTCCAGCCCGACCTGATCATCCTCGACGTGGAAATGCCCGGCATGAACGGCCACGAGGTCTGCCGCACGCTCAAGGAAAAGCCCGAGTTTCGCCACGTACCGATCATCTTCCTGACCGGCCGCTCGGACGAGGCCGACGAGATTCTCGGCCTGCAGCTCGGCGCCGTCGACTACATCACCAAGCCCTTCAACCAGGCCGTGGTCCGGGCGCGAATCCATACGCATCTCGAGCTCAAGCGTTACAGCGATCTGCTCCAGCGCCATGCCTTCATCGACGGTCTGACCGGCCTGCCCAATCGCCGCCGCCTGGACCAGTACCTGAACGAGCTGAGCACGGGTGAGCGCAGCGGGGCCGACAGCCTGAGCGTGCTGATGATCGATGTCGACTTCTTCAAGGCCTACAACGATCGCTACGGACACCTGGCCGGCGATCATTGCCTGCGCGAAGTCGCCGCGACGCTGGCTGCAGCACGGCGGCGCGGGGACGATCTGCTGGCGCGCTACGGCGGCGAGGAGTTCGCCCTGTTGATGCCCGGAGCCGACCGGACGGTGGCCCTGGATCAGGCCCAGCGGCTGCGCGATGCCATGCTGCGCGCCGAGCTGCCACACCGCGATCAGCCCGACACCGGCCAGGTCACCATCAGCGTCGGCACCAGTTCGGGCGCGCTCAGCGCCGAGCCCGCGCAGGCCCTGATCGAACGCGCCGATCGAGCCCTGTACCAGGCCAAGAAGGAGGGACGCAATCGTGTCGTACAACTCTGA